One genomic region from uncultured Cohaesibacter sp. encodes:
- the dapA gene encoding 4-hydroxy-tetrahydrodipicolinate synthase produces the protein MSLSKSDVVGLFTAIVTPFNEDKSVNIEGLKALVKRQISAGATGIVPIGGTGEYPALSRQERADIVAACVEAADGAPVMPGVLSTGYHDSLDAGRDFKAAGASGLMLVTPYYAVGSQDGMRRYFNNYREAIDLPLLAYEIPRRTGAALDPATYSALADDGAIIGMKYSNYDMPQFLAAIREAGDKLAVLSGEEPLFATHIAQGAVGGVLASASIYPEYWLEIFKLASQGDLKAALAMQYKIDPVLSAIYAETNPGPLKKYMGMAGMDMGGVRLPLSEPSDVTLARLQDALKGFDGSLAA, from the coding sequence ATGTCTCTTTCAAAATCAGATGTCGTTGGGCTGTTTACTGCTATCGTAACGCCATTCAATGAAGACAAATCAGTCAATATCGAAGGTCTCAAAGCGCTGGTAAAACGTCAGATCAGCGCTGGAGCCACAGGCATTGTGCCCATTGGTGGTACGGGGGAATATCCTGCCCTTTCGCGTCAGGAGCGCGCAGACATTGTTGCGGCTTGCGTTGAAGCTGCCGACGGCGCACCCGTCATGCCGGGCGTTCTATCCACCGGTTATCATGACTCTCTGGATGCCGGGCGTGATTTCAAGGCCGCAGGTGCGAGCGGCTTGATGCTTGTCACACCTTATTATGCTGTCGGGTCTCAAGATGGCATGCGCCGTTATTTCAATAATTATCGCGAAGCCATCGATCTGCCGTTGCTGGCTTATGAAATTCCGCGCCGCACCGGAGCTGCACTTGACCCGGCGACATATAGCGCGTTGGCCGACGATGGCGCCATCATCGGAATGAAATATTCGAATTATGATATGCCGCAGTTTTTGGCCGCCATTCGTGAAGCGGGCGACAAACTGGCTGTGCTCTCCGGAGAGGAGCCACTCTTTGCCACGCATATTGCTCAAGGGGCTGTTGGTGGTGTCTTGGCCTCCGCATCCATCTATCCGGAATATTGGCTGGAAATCTTCAAGCTTGCTTCCCAAGGCGATCTTAAAGCAGCTCTTGCCATGCAATATAAGATTGATCCGGTGCTGAGCGCCATCTACGCCGAGACCAATCCCGGGCCGCTCAAAAAATATATGGGCATGGCGGGCATGGATATGGGGGGCGTACGCTTGCCGCTTTCCGAGCCAAGCGATGTTACACTTGCCAGGTTGCAGGATGCCCTCAAGGGGTTTGACGGAAGTCTGGCAGCATAA
- a CDS encoding electron transfer flavoprotein-ubiquinone oxidoreductase encodes MTESNGTEVNELPERESMEFDVVIVGAGPAGLSAAIRIKQQAAEKNEDISVVVLEKGSEVGAHILSGAVIDPVALSRLIPDWKEDESCPVKVAVKKDKFRLLGPAGAIGLPGFIMPPLMHNHGNYIISLGNLCRWLAEKAEEMGVEVYPGFAAAELLYDDKGAVRGVATGDMGLGKDGQPKDTYMRGMELLGKYTLISEGVRGSLAKQLIGKYALDKDCDVPKFGLGIKEIWEVDPAKHQEGLIEHSFGWPLDSATGGGSFLYHMEDNQVAVGLVVYLNYKNPYLSPFEEFQRFKTHPTVKPLFEGGKRLSYGARCIAEGGYQSVPRLTFPGGALIGCAAGFVNVPRIKGIHNAMDSGIFAANAVVNALIEGRANDELVAFEESWRKGPIGKDLFKVRNVKPLWAKLGLLLGVGLGGLDMWTNTLFGFSFFGTLAHGKTDAKATLPAAQCKPIDYPKPDGEITFDRLSSVYLSGANHEEDQPCHLVVADEALQKRSEHDVYAGLSQRFCPAAVYEWDESGDEPSYVINAANCVHCKTCDIKDPNGNITWTVPEGGGGPTYPNM; translated from the coding sequence ATGACAGAGTCGAACGGAACTGAAGTGAACGAACTTCCTGAACGCGAAAGCATGGAATTCGACGTGGTGATCGTTGGTGCAGGGCCTGCCGGGCTGTCTGCCGCCATTCGCATCAAGCAACAGGCAGCCGAGAAGAATGAAGATATCTCGGTGGTGGTTCTGGAGAAGGGCTCGGAAGTGGGCGCGCATATTCTTTCCGGCGCGGTGATTGATCCGGTGGCGCTCAGCCGCCTTATCCCCGACTGGAAAGAAGATGAAAGCTGCCCGGTGAAAGTGGCTGTCAAGAAAGACAAGTTCCGCCTGCTCGGACCTGCCGGCGCGATCGGTCTTCCCGGCTTCATCATGCCGCCGCTGATGCATAACCATGGCAACTATATCATTTCTCTTGGCAATCTGTGCCGCTGGCTGGCTGAAAAGGCCGAAGAGATGGGCGTGGAAGTCTATCCCGGTTTTGCCGCCGCAGAATTGCTCTATGACGACAAGGGCGCGGTGCGCGGGGTCGCCACCGGCGACATGGGCCTTGGCAAGGATGGCCAGCCCAAGGACACCTACATGCGCGGCATGGAGCTTTTGGGCAAATATACGCTGATCAGCGAAGGCGTGCGCGGGTCGCTGGCCAAGCAGTTGATTGGCAAATATGCGCTGGACAAGGATTGCGATGTGCCGAAATTCGGCCTTGGCATCAAGGAAATCTGGGAAGTCGACCCGGCCAAGCATCAGGAAGGTCTGATCGAGCATAGCTTCGGCTGGCCGCTGGACAGCGCCACCGGTGGCGGTTCCTTCCTTTATCACATGGAAGACAATCAGGTTGCCGTAGGTCTTGTGGTCTATCTCAACTACAAGAACCCCTATCTCTCCCCGTTTGAAGAATTCCAGCGCTTCAAGACCCATCCGACGGTCAAGCCGTTGTTTGAAGGGGGCAAGCGCCTTTCCTATGGCGCCCGCTGCATTGCCGAAGGCGGCTATCAGTCAGTGCCGCGCCTCACCTTCCCCGGTGGAGCGCTGATCGGTTGTGCCGCGGGCTTCGTCAATGTTCCGCGCATCAAGGGCATTCACAATGCCATGGATTCGGGCATATTTGCTGCCAACGCCGTTGTTAACGCCTTGATTGAAGGACGCGCCAATGACGAACTTGTCGCCTTCGAGGAAAGCTGGCGCAAGGGCCCGATTGGCAAGGATCTGTTCAAGGTGCGCAACGTCAAGCCGCTTTGGGCCAAACTGGGTCTGCTTCTCGGCGTGGGCCTTGGTGGTCTCGACATGTGGACCAACACACTGTTCGGCTTCTCATTCTTTGGCACACTGGCTCATGGCAAAACGGACGCGAAGGCCACCCTGCCCGCAGCCCAGTGCAAACCAATCGACTATCCCAAGCCGGATGGCGAGATCACCTTTGATCGCCTGAGTTCGGTTTATCTCTCGGGTGCCAACCATGAGGAAGATCAGCCCTGCCATCTGGTGGTTGCCGACGAGGCCCTGCAGAAAAGGTCCGAGCATGATGTCTATGCCGGTCTTTCCCAACGCTTCTGTCCGGCGGCGGTTTATGAATGGGATGAAAGCGGCGATGAGCCAAGCTATGTCATCAACGCCGCCAACTGCGTCCATTGCAAGACTTGTGACATCAAGGATCCGAACGGCAACATCACATGGACCGTCCCCGAAGGCGGTGGAGGGCCGACATACCCCAATATGTAG
- a CDS encoding XRE family transcriptional regulator, giving the protein MVRPAAAKASANSESESELIAERIVSIRKDLKMTLQECSKLSGVAVSTLSKIERCELSPTISTLQKIAAGFSLELTELLTPSRSVYAPGRRAVSRSGYGRSHSSNSCDNILLCSELKNKRMIPIRTKVTARSTDDYKDWPKSDAEIYLFVLSGSCVVHSRDYEPLVLEPGDSVYYDASSEHCWTSIGDRDAEVMWVMSA; this is encoded by the coding sequence ATGGTTCGACCTGCTGCGGCAAAAGCCAGTGCCAATAGTGAGAGTGAAAGCGAACTGATCGCGGAGCGTATCGTATCTATTCGCAAGGATCTCAAAATGACTTTGCAGGAATGCTCCAAGCTATCCGGTGTTGCAGTGTCTACCTTGTCCAAGATTGAGCGGTGCGAACTCTCCCCGACCATATCAACACTTCAGAAGATTGCAGCGGGCTTTTCCCTGGAATTGACCGAACTGCTAACACCTTCCCGCTCGGTCTATGCCCCCGGGCGTCGCGCCGTTAGCCGAAGTGGATATGGACGCTCACACAGCTCCAATTCCTGCGACAATATCCTGCTGTGCAGCGAATTGAAAAACAAGCGCATGATTCCCATTCGAACGAAAGTGACGGCGCGCAGCACGGATGACTACAAGGATTGGCCCAAGAGCGATGCAGAGATCTATCTATTTGTTCTCTCAGGCTCCTGCGTCGTGCACTCAAGGGATTACGAACCGCTCGTGCTGGAGCCCGGAGATTCTGTCTATTACGATGCCAGCAGCGAGCATTGTTGGACCTCCATCGGAGACAGGGATGCGGAAGTCATGTGGGTCATGAGTGCCTAA
- a CDS encoding TRAP transporter large permease, giving the protein MDQPLFAIIGLLLLLMMLGSPVIFAIGFAGLAYFFIKPGMMPMLHIYAHKFFTGMDVFIWLSIPLFIIAGEIMSSIGMTERLVNLSRLLVGRLRGGLAYVNVVGSMLFSGVSGSALADISALGPIEIKMMEKDGYPKDFSAALTVSSAIQGPIIPPSIPLIMFAALTNVSIAALFLGGAIPGLMLGLGQMLVIFIMARRRGFKANPIAGLTMALALHIIYNAFFAIFMPLIILGGILSGVFTATEAAAIAVFYALLVGVLAYRNLTLKALWAILDRSIRTSASVYLIVGFASVISWILANERLPYQLHELVVAYDLQPWVLLLILNIFFLINGLWIGDSVQLLLFAPLFTPILASMGVDPVHFGVVMVLNVMIGLMTPPYGLALYLGSSISGVSLGKIVKAALPFLASNLIVLGLVTYVPALSLTLPRLFGFN; this is encoded by the coding sequence GTGGACCAACCACTTTTCGCAATCATCGGACTGTTGCTCCTGCTCATGATGCTGGGTAGTCCGGTCATTTTCGCCATCGGGTTTGCCGGGCTTGCCTATTTCTTTATCAAGCCTGGCATGATGCCAATGCTTCACATCTATGCACATAAATTCTTCACGGGTATGGATGTGTTTATCTGGCTCTCGATTCCGCTGTTTATCATAGCGGGCGAAATCATGAGTTCCATTGGCATGACAGAACGGCTTGTCAACCTTTCCCGTTTGCTTGTTGGCCGTCTTCGCGGTGGTCTTGCCTATGTAAACGTTGTCGGCTCCATGCTGTTTTCTGGCGTGTCCGGTTCTGCTCTGGCAGATATTTCAGCGCTTGGCCCAATTGAAATCAAGATGATGGAAAAGGACGGATATCCGAAAGATTTTTCGGCAGCCCTAACCGTTAGCTCGGCCATTCAGGGGCCTATCATTCCGCCATCCATTCCGCTCATCATGTTTGCGGCTCTCACCAACGTTTCCATTGCTGCGCTATTTTTGGGTGGCGCCATTCCTGGCCTGATGCTGGGGCTGGGGCAGATGCTCGTCATCTTCATCATGGCCCGTCGGCGCGGCTTCAAGGCCAATCCGATCGCCGGACTGACAATGGCTCTGGCACTGCATATCATCTACAACGCATTCTTCGCGATCTTCATGCCGTTGATTATTCTGGGAGGTATTCTCTCGGGCGTATTTACGGCGACGGAAGCCGCTGCGATTGCTGTTTTCTATGCATTGCTTGTAGGTGTTCTCGCCTACAGAAACCTGACGCTCAAGGCTCTGTGGGCCATCCTTGATCGTTCGATCAGAACGTCTGCTTCGGTGTATCTGATCGTTGGTTTTGCATCCGTCATTTCATGGATACTCGCCAATGAGCGCCTTCCTTATCAGCTGCACGAACTGGTTGTCGCCTATGACCTCCAGCCTTGGGTCCTTTTGCTAATCCTGAACATCTTCTTCCTGATCAATGGTCTCTGGATTGGCGACTCCGTGCAGCTTCTTTTATTCGCTCCGCTCTTCACTCCCATCCTGGCGTCAATGGGTGTCGATCCCGTCCATTTCGGCGTGGTCATGGTGCTCAACGTCATGATTGGCCTGATGACACCCCCTTATGGATTGGCCTTGTATCTGGGTTCATCGATCTCGGGTGTTTCTCTGGGCAAGATTGTGAAGGCTGCGTTGCCATTCCTCGCATCAAATCTGATCGTCCTCGGTCTTGTGACATACGTCCCCGCGCTGTCTCTGACCCTGCCTCGGCTTTTTGGGTTCAACTAA
- a CDS encoding TRAP transporter small permease, producing MFTFLETVSSLLAAIASACARVLLMTIAALLFIQVILRYGFSSSLPWPEEASRYLMIWVVMLAGSLLVKDEQLVRVDFFDALWPKNWLKYRNALFRLLLVVLLAILAWKGMENAMFGLRRQSVTIGISFFWIYLSVPVGAVLMMFQMFALAIKEVLKGPASSGPSILKSEL from the coding sequence ATGTTCACTTTTCTTGAAACTGTTTCTTCGCTTCTGGCTGCCATCGCCTCGGCATGCGCGCGCGTGCTTTTGATGACCATCGCTGCCTTGCTCTTTATTCAGGTCATTCTGCGCTATGGCTTCTCCTCCTCTCTGCCTTGGCCAGAAGAAGCCTCTCGTTATCTGATGATTTGGGTGGTGATGCTCGCTGGCAGCCTGCTGGTGAAAGACGAGCAGCTGGTCCGCGTAGACTTCTTTGATGCTTTGTGGCCCAAAAACTGGCTCAAATATCGCAATGCACTTTTCCGCCTGCTTCTTGTTGTCCTGCTGGCCATCCTTGCCTGGAAAGGCATGGAGAATGCCATGTTCGGCTTGCGCCGCCAATCTGTGACAATCGGTATTTCCTTTTTCTGGATCTATCTGTCCGTGCCCGTCGGTGCGGTGTTGATGATGTTCCAGATGTTTGCTCTGGCGATTAAGGAAGTCCTCAAAGGGCCTGCATCCAGCGGTCCGTCCATCCTTAAATCGGAGCTCTAA
- a CDS encoding fucose isomerase, producing MTRIALVVSGDLRESANTTCWPAQKAMEETLTAVLAKMGHEVWRAHPIKPEGHGFISSQREGMDVFAGIDPDMPLIVAESVWQYSHHVLPGLLSHRGPILTLANWSGQYPGLVGLLNLNGSLTKAGVAYSTLWSRDFDDAFFLEGLKSWLDTGKIDHDQSHVKNFDPAAIDAKTSSLAQQIANEWRQKKLIMGVFDEGCMGMYNAIIPDELLMPMGIFKERLSQSALYYAATQVPLEEGRAAYQWMVDKGMTFHFGSDPKTELTEGQVIDQCRMYIAAVRLADQFGCAAIGIQYQQGLKDLWPASDLVEGMLNNSERPPVARADGSIIRDGQPIVHFNEVDECAALDALMINRAHAELNQPVETTLHDIRWGDVDESGTVDDFVWVFEISGAAPAAHHPGGWAGSESYRQPAMFFPAGGGTLKGYAKPGAIVWSRVFVEGGALHMDIGRGTAHELPESECERRSKATDYPWPIMNATLSGIDRDLMMGRHKANHIQVAYVDDEDAARQVIALRSALASDLGIKVCHCGDI from the coding sequence ATGACGCGTATTGCACTGGTTGTAAGCGGTGATCTGCGCGAAAGCGCGAATACCACCTGCTGGCCTGCCCAGAAAGCAATGGAGGAGACGCTGACCGCAGTTCTGGCCAAGATGGGCCATGAAGTCTGGCGCGCCCACCCGATAAAACCCGAAGGGCACGGCTTCATTTCGTCCCAGCGCGAGGGCATGGATGTCTTTGCCGGGATCGACCCAGATATGCCCTTGATCGTTGCAGAATCCGTTTGGCAATATAGCCATCATGTGTTGCCCGGCTTGCTGTCCCATCGCGGGCCGATCCTCACCCTTGCCAACTGGTCAGGGCAATATCCGGGCCTTGTCGGCTTGCTGAACCTCAATGGATCGCTCACGAAGGCTGGCGTTGCCTACTCCACGCTCTGGAGCCGTGACTTCGACGATGCCTTCTTCCTTGAAGGCCTCAAGAGCTGGCTGGATACTGGCAAGATCGACCATGACCAATCTCATGTGAAGAATTTTGATCCGGCGGCAATCGATGCCAAGACTTCAAGTCTCGCCCAGCAGATCGCCAATGAATGGCGCCAAAAGAAACTGATCATGGGTGTGTTCGATGAGGGATGCATGGGCATGTATAATGCGATCATCCCTGATGAACTGCTGATGCCCATGGGCATTTTCAAAGAGCGCCTGTCTCAATCCGCGCTCTATTATGCTGCAACTCAGGTTCCTCTGGAAGAAGGGCGCGCGGCCTACCAGTGGATGGTCGATAAAGGCATGACCTTCCATTTCGGCTCAGATCCCAAAACCGAGTTGACTGAAGGGCAGGTGATTGACCAGTGCCGGATGTATATCGCAGCAGTCCGCCTTGCCGACCAGTTCGGCTGCGCAGCCATTGGCATTCAATATCAGCAGGGCCTGAAGGATCTCTGGCCGGCTTCCGATCTTGTTGAAGGCATGCTCAACAACTCCGAACGTCCGCCCGTCGCGCGCGCAGACGGCAGCATAATCCGTGACGGACAGCCAATCGTGCATTTCAACGAAGTGGACGAATGTGCCGCGCTCGACGCTCTGATGATCAACCGGGCGCACGCAGAACTGAACCAGCCGGTCGAGACCACCTTGCACGATATTCGCTGGGGTGACGTTGATGAATCCGGCACCGTCGATGATTTCGTCTGGGTCTTCGAGATTTCCGGAGCAGCTCCAGCAGCGCATCATCCGGGAGGATGGGCCGGATCAGAGAGCTATCGCCAGCCTGCCATGTTCTTCCCGGCTGGGGGCGGAACACTGAAGGGCTATGCCAAACCGGGCGCCATCGTTTGGAGCCGCGTATTCGTTGAAGGGGGAGCCCTGCATATGGATATCGGACGCGGTACCGCGCATGAACTGCCCGAAAGCGAATGCGAACGGCGCAGCAAGGCAACCGACTATCCATGGCCGATCATGAATGCGACCCTTAGCGGGATTGATCGCGATCTGATGATGGGACGGCACAAGGCCAACCACATTCAGGTAGCCTATGTCGATGACGAAGATGCCGCACGCCAAGTCATTGCACTGCGCTCGGCTCTTGCCAGTGACCTTGGCATCAAAGTCTGCCATTGCGGCGATATCTAA
- a CDS encoding alpha-hydroxy acid oxidase, whose amino-acid sequence MRFRSYDDARKITRRRLPKGLFDYIDRGVGEEASLRALYDSLNETIIVPRVLSGIVDPDLTTELFGRRYSAPFIIAPTAMAGLVHPGGEVALAKASQKFGIPFCLSTQSLSSVDEIAKAVPELDIWMQIYLWQDISHSDLMLKRAWDAGARVAVMTVDTPKGSRKEWNMRSGFDMPFRISPRSLCDLALRPGWLLNVILPHLLRSGLPAMNNYPSGMRPKLIGQKVRPDLSLKRGLSWDDVAWLRDRWSGPLILKGILSPEDAEKAIALGADGLVVSSHGARNFDASPAPIHVLPAIASQCDGRIAVMADSGIRRGLDVLRYQEKGATAVMLGRLPIYALASGGMAGVVRALEILGEELSEALRYR is encoded by the coding sequence ATGCGTTTTCGCAGCTACGATGATGCCAGAAAAATCACCCGTCGCCGACTGCCAAAAGGCTTGTTTGACTATATCGACCGCGGGGTTGGCGAAGAAGCGTCGCTGAGAGCGTTATACGATTCTTTGAATGAGACCATCATCGTGCCGCGGGTTCTCTCCGGGATTGTTGATCCGGACCTGACGACAGAGCTATTCGGCCGACGCTATTCTGCACCATTCATCATAGCGCCAACCGCCATGGCAGGACTGGTCCACCCAGGCGGAGAAGTCGCTCTTGCCAAAGCATCTCAAAAATTTGGAATACCCTTTTGCCTTTCCACCCAATCGCTGAGCAGTGTTGATGAAATCGCAAAAGCCGTGCCCGAGCTGGATATATGGATGCAGATATATCTGTGGCAGGATATCAGTCATTCCGACCTGATGTTAAAACGGGCATGGGATGCAGGAGCACGCGTCGCTGTCATGACCGTGGACACTCCCAAGGGGTCGCGCAAGGAATGGAACATGCGCAGCGGCTTTGACATGCCGTTTCGAATCTCGCCGCGAAGCCTCTGTGATCTCGCGCTCCGGCCCGGATGGCTGTTGAATGTAATCCTTCCCCATCTTTTGCGCAGCGGCCTTCCGGCCATGAACAATTATCCTTCAGGCATGCGCCCCAAATTAATCGGCCAAAAGGTTCGCCCTGACTTGTCCCTCAAACGAGGCCTATCGTGGGACGATGTAGCCTGGTTGAGAGACAGATGGTCCGGACCTTTGATCCTGAAGGGTATTCTGTCGCCCGAGGATGCGGAAAAAGCGATCGCTTTGGGAGCTGATGGCCTGGTTGTATCCTCTCATGGCGCGCGGAACTTCGATGCATCTCCCGCTCCGATCCATGTGCTGCCCGCCATAGCATCACAATGTGACGGCCGAATAGCGGTCATGGCAGACAGCGGCATCCGTAGAGGCCTTGATGTGTTGCGCTATCAGGAAAAGGGAGCAACGGCCGTGATGTTGGGTCGATTGCCAATTTATGCCTTGGCATCGGGGGGCATGGCGGGAGTAGTCCGAGCCCTTGAAATCTTGGGAGAAGAGCTATCCGAAGCGCTTCGGTACAGATAA
- a CDS encoding TRAP transporter substrate-binding protein: protein MSFIRKMRFGALLSAALVAGTLAAQAETVKFAHVDGEGDLLQNTYWTWTEVFSSSLGAQTAGKYDVEVYPNGQMGDLESLAEQNARGTLQMVGGLNAGHIASYAPIASVLELPYSFPSTAIARKVLDGKFGKDLADKIAEASGIRILSYLPSAFRNFSSSTKMIKTPADMVGMKMRTQQIPIHVEMVKALGASPTPIAWAELYSALQTGVVDGQENAPYTMLMANLQEVQKYYTLDHHLVNMPLITINEDYWQSLSADDKLAFETASAEATFAMLGVIAAKESQDLAKIRAAGVEIYQPNAAEFQQFVDAAQGPVAEILSKEIGSEIIEELKAAVADAQAQ, encoded by the coding sequence ATGAGTTTTATTCGTAAAATGCGTTTTGGCGCTCTCCTTTCCGCCGCCCTTGTTGCCGGGACTCTGGCCGCCCAGGCCGAGACGGTAAAATTCGCCCATGTCGATGGTGAAGGCGATCTTCTTCAAAATACCTACTGGACCTGGACCGAAGTGTTTTCTTCCAGCCTTGGTGCTCAGACCGCAGGTAAATATGACGTCGAAGTCTATCCGAATGGTCAGATGGGTGATCTGGAATCTCTGGCAGAACAAAATGCGCGCGGCACCCTGCAGATGGTTGGTGGGCTGAACGCCGGTCACATCGCTTCCTACGCCCCTATCGCATCCGTTCTCGAGCTGCCCTACTCCTTCCCGTCCACGGCCATCGCCCGTAAAGTGCTTGATGGCAAATTCGGCAAGGATCTGGCGGACAAAATTGCAGAAGCTTCAGGCATTCGCATTCTTTCTTACTTGCCTTCTGCGTTCCGCAACTTCTCCAGCTCGACAAAAATGATCAAGACTCCTGCTGATATGGTTGGCATGAAAATGCGCACGCAGCAGATCCCTATCCACGTTGAAATGGTCAAGGCTCTGGGAGCATCTCCAACCCCAATTGCCTGGGCTGAGCTTTATAGTGCCTTGCAGACAGGCGTCGTTGATGGACAGGAAAATGCGCCTTACACCATGTTGATGGCCAACCTGCAGGAAGTGCAGAAATATTACACTCTGGACCACCATCTGGTGAATATGCCCCTCATCACCATCAACGAAGATTACTGGCAGTCTCTGTCCGCAGACGACAAATTGGCGTTTGAAACCGCTTCCGCCGAAGCAACCTTTGCTATGCTCGGTGTAATCGCAGCCAAGGAATCTCAGGATCTGGCCAAAATCCGCGCTGCAGGTGTTGAAATCTACCAGCCGAATGCTGCCGAATTCCAGCAGTTCGTTGATGCCGCTCAAGGTCCGGTTGCCGAGATTCTGTCCAAGGAAATCGGTTCGGAAATCATTGAAGAGCTGAAAGCTGCTGTCGCAGACGCACAGGCTCAGTAA
- a CDS encoding FAD-binding oxidoreductase, whose translation MEHSDLIGELSDLLGPKGILTAPEDMEPYVTDFRHRRVGSAIAVLLPQSTEEVSKAVKAITKRGVPIYPQGGNTGLCYGAVPEKGVVICLKRMRKLREADPLSCLLTVDAGLTLAEVHQEAEKLNMQFPLYLGADGTAQIGGLISTNAGGTGVLRYGSMRDLTAGVEVVLADGSILNELQGLRKNNTGYNLTQLVAGAEGTLGIVTGAVLRLSPCMTSKAVAWLGFDDIDSALKVASTIRSSFGADVEALELVDDGEINCVLRNMSEVRMPLSEVPAYSLITEIATPRPTDNLNELLEEVLVPPMEEGLICDAVIAQNETQAAEIWHFRHSVTEANQLNGIGVVLDTSVRPSAVAEFVRQADIVTAEKFPQTTRQIVAHLADGNVHYIVMFPREIWETYPDKPAKELEVEEAIHNVAQAVGGTFSAEHGLGRKLTDEMARLIDPVRLDAMKRIKAALDPDNLMNPRILLP comes from the coding sequence ATGGAACATTCAGACCTAATAGGCGAATTGTCTGATCTTCTCGGTCCAAAGGGCATCCTCACCGCGCCAGAAGACATGGAACCCTATGTAACGGATTTTCGCCATCGTCGGGTGGGCAGCGCTATCGCAGTGCTGCTTCCCCAGTCCACTGAAGAAGTCAGCAAAGCCGTAAAGGCAATTACCAAACGTGGTGTTCCCATTTATCCGCAAGGCGGTAACACGGGCCTTTGCTATGGGGCTGTGCCTGAAAAGGGAGTCGTTATCTGCCTTAAGCGCATGAGAAAGCTGCGCGAGGCTGACCCGCTTTCATGTCTTCTGACAGTCGATGCAGGCTTGACCCTTGCTGAAGTGCATCAGGAAGCTGAAAAGCTCAACATGCAGTTTCCTCTCTATTTGGGTGCTGACGGGACAGCTCAAATCGGAGGGCTCATTTCAACAAATGCGGGCGGAACTGGCGTATTGCGCTATGGCTCCATGCGAGACCTCACCGCAGGTGTGGAAGTGGTGCTTGCCGATGGCAGTATCCTCAATGAATTGCAGGGGCTGCGGAAGAATAACACTGGCTATAATCTCACCCAACTCGTAGCGGGAGCGGAAGGAACGTTGGGCATTGTTACCGGCGCTGTTCTGCGTCTGTCACCGTGTATGACCAGCAAGGCAGTTGCATGGCTAGGGTTTGATGACATCGACTCCGCCCTCAAGGTTGCCAGCACAATTCGATCATCCTTTGGTGCCGATGTCGAAGCGCTGGAGCTTGTTGATGATGGCGAAATCAATTGCGTGCTCCGTAATATGAGCGAGGTGCGGATGCCGCTTTCCGAAGTGCCCGCTTATTCGCTCATCACCGAGATCGCAACGCCAAGGCCTACGGATAATTTGAACGAACTGCTTGAAGAAGTCCTCGTTCCGCCAATGGAAGAAGGGCTCATTTGCGATGCTGTGATCGCCCAAAACGAAACACAGGCGGCTGAAATTTGGCATTTTCGCCATTCTGTGACGGAAGCAAACCAGCTAAACGGCATTGGCGTTGTGCTTGATACGTCTGTGCGCCCGTCCGCCGTCGCGGAATTCGTCAGACAGGCTGACATTGTCACCGCAGAGAAATTTCCTCAAACAACGCGACAGATTGTAGCCCATCTCGCGGATGGGAACGTCCATTATATCGTCATGTTCCCTCGCGAAATCTGGGAAACATACCCGGACAAGCCTGCCAAGGAACTCGAGGTGGAAGAAGCCATCCATAATGTGGCGCAGGCTGTCGGAGGCACCTTCTCGGCAGAACATGGCCTCGGTCGCAAACTAACCGATGAGATGGCACGCCTGATTGATCCTGTTCGTCTCGACGCCATGAAACGGATCAAGGCCGCGCTGGATCCAGACAATCTCATGAACCCCCGCATCTTGCTCCCTTGA